From Salmo salar chromosome ssa04, Ssal_v3.1, whole genome shotgun sequence, one genomic window encodes:
- the LOC106603674 gene encoding junctional adhesion molecule 3B, with product MYGQTEHCIDSKMALTRLACILVLLSTHCYFNVLAVILRTTNDAPWANEFESIELSCLIESISTNDPRIEWKKIKDGEPSYVYFEKKISGDLEGRARIREPATLVITNATRSDSASYRCEVTAPIDQKTFDEILINLVVRVKPVVPKCAVPKSVPVGKAAELRCVEDEGFPKSQYQWFRNKEEIPDDPKTSPKFFNSSYTLNAETGTLKFSAVRKDDSGEYFCRAKNDAGHSECGPQMMEVYNINIAGIILGVLVVVVVLLCITVGICCAYKRGYFVSQKQTGNNYKAPAKGDGVDYVRTEDEGDFRHKSSFVI from the exons GTTACTTCAACGTGTTGGCAGTGATTCTGAGAACAACGAATGATGCGCCATGGGCCAACGAGTTTGAAT CTATCGAATTGTCCTGTTTGATAGAGTCCATCTCCACAAACGACCCCAGAATCGAATGGAAGAAAATTAAGGATGGGGAGCCCAGTTATGTCTACTTTGAGAAGAAGATCTCAG GAGATTTGGAGGGCAGAGCAAGGATCAGAGAGCCTGCAACATTAGTGATAACCAATGCCACAAGATCAGACTCAGCCAGTTATCGTTGCGAGGTCACCGCCCCAATTGACCAGAAAACCTTTGATGAGATTTTGATCAACCTTGTCGTAAGAG TGAAGCCAGTGGTGCCGAAATGTGCTGTCCCCAAATCGGTGCCCGTGGGGAAGGCAGCGGAGCTGCGCTGCGTGGAGGACGAAGGTTTCCCCAAGTCTCAATACCAGTGGTTCCGCAACAAGGAGGAGATCCCCGATGACCCCAAGACCAGCCCCAAGTTCTTCAACTCCTCCTACACGCTCAATGCCGAAACTGGAACCCTG AAATTCAGTGCTGTCAGAAAGGACGACTCAGGAGAGTACTTCTGCCGAGCAAAGAACGACGCGGGTCACTCAGAATGTGGACCGCAGATGATGGAAGTCT ATAACATCAATATTGCCGGGATCATCCTGggagtgctggtggtggtggtggtgctattGTGTATAACAGTGGGCATCTGCTGTGCGTACAAGCGAGGCTACTTCGTCAGCCAGAAACAGACAGGAAACAA TTACAAAGCCCCAGCGAAAGGAGACGGAGTGGACTACGTCAGGACAGAGGACGAG GGTGACTTCCGACACAAATCTTCATTTGTCATCTGA